A portion of the Bubalus kerabau isolate K-KA32 ecotype Philippines breed swamp buffalo chromosome 1, PCC_UOA_SB_1v2, whole genome shotgun sequence genome contains these proteins:
- the LOC129642189 gene encoding olfactory receptor 56-like has product MDRRNESSNTDLILLGLFPEMKHVNFLVCAILLVYTMALTSNSILILLIWVDSHLHMPMYFLLSQLALMDMTLISSIVPKMATDFFSGKRNISRVACGTQIFFFLTVGIAECTLITLMSYDRYVAICNPLRYTLIMSQKVCLQMAAISWAGGALTSLAHTAYAMHFPICGSREIPHFLCEIMFILKLACDDVSAYEKAVVVTSIVVLLIPLSLIMSSYALIFLAVLHMKSPKGRDKALATCFSHLTVVCLYYGPAMVVYMRPSSYHNPRLDQVLFVLDPILTPLLNPLIYSLRNKEVLGALRKVLT; this is encoded by the coding sequence ATGGACAGAAGAAATGAGTCTTCAAATACAGATTTAATACTCCTGGGCCTCTTCCCTGAGATGAAACATGTCAACTTCCTTGTCTGTGCCATTCTCCTGGTCTACACCATGGCTCTCACCTCAAACTCCATTCTAATCCTCCTAATTTGGGTGGATTCTCACCTCCACATGCCCATGTACTTCCTGCTCAGCCAACTGGCTCTCATGGACATGACATTAATCTCTAGCATCGTACCCAAGATGGCAACTGACTTCTTCTCAGGGAAGAGAAACATATCACGAGTGGCCTGTGGGACTCAGATCTTCTTCTTCCTGACTGTAGGAATTGCTGAGTGCACCCTCATCACCCTCATGTCCTATGACCgatatgtggccatctgcaaccCTCTGAGATACACCCTCATCATGAGCCAGAAAGTCTGTCTGCAGATGGCTGCCATCTCCTGGGCTGGGGGCGCCCTTACATCACTTGCACACACGGCCTATGCCATGCATTTCCCCATCTGCGGTTCCAGAGAGATTCCCCATTTCCTCTGTGAGATCATGTTCATCCTAAAATTGGCCTGTGATGATGTCTCTGCCTATGAGAAGGCTGTGGTAGTGACAAGTATTGTGGTGCTCCTCATCCCCTTGTCCCTCATCATGTCCTCTTACGCTCTCATATTCCTTGCTGTCCTCCACATGAAATCTCCAAAGGGAAGGGACAAAGCTCTAGCCACTTGCTTTTCCCACTTGACTGTAGTGTGCCTCTATTATGGCCCTGCCATGGTGGTCTACATGAGGCCTAGTTCCTATCATAATCCCAGACTGGACCAAGTCCTCTTTGTACTTGACCCTATTCTCACTCCTTTGCTAAATCCTTTGATTTATAGTCTTAGAAACAAAGAAGTGCTGGGGGCCCTAAGGAAGGTTCTAACTTGA